GCTTGCCGTCCCGCTCGCTCTGTTCGGCGCCTTCGTCGTGCTCCTGCTGCGCGGCATGCAGATCGACGTCTACTCGCAGATCGGCTTCGTCATGCTGATCGGCCTGGCGGCGAAGAACGCGATCCTGATCGTCGAGTTCGCCAGGCGGCGGCGCGAGGAAGGCCTGACCATCGTCGAGGCGGCGATGGAGGCCGCTCGGCTGAGGCTGCGGCCGATCCTGATGACGGCCTTCGCCTTCATCCTCGGCGTGCTGCCGCTGATGTTCGCGACGGGCGCGGGTGCTGCCAGCCGGCAGTCGATCGGCACCACCGTCTTCGGCGGCATGGTGGCGGCGACCATCCTGTCGCTGGTCTTCGTGCCGGTCTTCTACGCGGTCATCGAGAAGCTGCGCGAGCGCGGCGGCGAGAACGAACCTGCCGCGGGGCATCAGTATGCCCCGCACCAACAAGAGATTGAACCGACCGCCGAGCCAGTGCGGCTCGCCGATGCGGCCGAATAGGATTGGAGACCAACATGCGTAAATGGAAAATCGCTTTAGGAACGGCCGTCGCGCTGGGCGCGATTTCGGTGGCAAGCGTCCACCTGCTCGACATGGGCAATCTCAGCCTCAACGCCAGCACGGCAGGTGCCGCACCCGCGCCCAAGGCCTTCGTCATGCCGGTGCCGGTGGTGAACGTCGTCAAGAAGACGCTGCCGATCTATCTCGACTACGCCGCGCGCGTCGAGCCGATCCGCAGCATCACGCTGCAGGCGCGCGTGCCGGGCTATCTGCAGGAGCAGACCGCGGCGGACGGCAGCGACGTCAAGCAGGGCGACCTGCTCTACAAGATAGCACGCGAGGACTATCAGGCAGCGCTCGACCAGGCCAAGGCGCAGGTCGAGCGCGACACGGCGACGCTCGACTATGCGCGCTCCAACCTCGGCCGCGGCAGCGAGCTCGCCAAGAGCGGCTATCTCGCCAAGGACAGTTTCGACCAGCGCACCAGCACCTTGCGCGGAGCCGAAGCGGCGCTGCTGCTCGACAAGGCGGCGGTGCGAACGGCCGAGCTCAATCTCGGCTATGCCGAAATCAAGGCGCCGTTCCCGGGACGCATCGGCCGCAACCAGGCCTCGGTCGGCACGCTGGTCAGCGTCGCCGGCACAGTGCTCAACACGCTGGTGCAGCTCGACCCGATCTACGTCACCTTCAATCCGAGCGAGACCGACTTGGTCCAGATCGAGGAAGCGAAGGCGGCCGGTCCGATCGCGGTCGACGTGCTTCTGCCGGGTGAGACCGAGCCAAGCCAGAAGGGCCAGCTCACCTTCATCGACAACACGATCGACCATTCGACCGGCACGATCACCGCCCGCGCCACGATCGGCAACGCCAAGTTCAGGCTGCTGCCCGGCCAATATGTGCGCGTGCGGCTGCATGTGAAGGAGCAGCCCAACACGCTGATGGTGCCGCAGGTGGCGCTGGGCTCCAGCCAGCTCGGCAAATACCTCTACGTGCTCGGCAAGGGCAACACCGTGGACCAGAAACTGGTCTCGCTCGGGCCGACCGACGGCGACCTGATCTCCGTCACCTCCGGCATCTCCGAGAGCGACCAGGTGATCACAGGCAATTTGCAGAAGATCGGACCCGGAATGCCGGTTTCTCCCTTGCCGCAACCGAAACCGGCCAGCTGATAACCCCCATCAGTCCCGGTCCGACGGCGCCCTCGGCTCCCACGCCGAGGGCGCCGTTTTTCTTTGCGCGCCGCAATCAGCAAAAAATCGATCGCCGCCCCTTGTTGGATTGTCGACAATCTGCTTGTCTTGCAGCCGGTTCATCCGGAGGGACACATGGCGAAGCTGGATTTCAGTCCGATCGCGGATACGACGCGCAGGGCGGAGATCATCGCGCTGCTCAGGCGCGCCATCCTGACGGGCCAGCTGGAACCCGGGCAAAAGCTCAACGAGCTCAGGATTTCCGAACAGATGCGGGTGAGCCGCGCGCCGCTGCGCGAGGCGATGCGCGAGCTGGTGCAGGAAGGCATCCTGACCAGCATCCCCTATGCCGGGACCTTCGTGATCGACGTCACCGCCAAGGACATCATCGACGCCTATTCCCTCAACAAGGTGCTGGAAGAATTCGCCATCGAGCTCGCCTGGCCGCAGCGCGACCAGCGTCTCTTCGACGAGCTCGACCGTCGCCATGAAGCGGTCAAGCAGGCGACGCGGGCGCTCGACACCACGCGCCAGATCGAGACGGCGCTGCGGCTGCACGGGCTGATCTACGAGTGGGCCGACAATTCGGTGCTGCTGGAGACCTGGCAGCGGCTGACCAGCCGGCTGCAGATGTATTTCGCGCTGCATCAGCGCGCGCGCAACGAGCCAGTGCCGTCCGAGGACCTGCACGAAACCTATGTGGCGCTGCTCAAGGGCTCGGACATGCGCGCCGCCCAGCGGCATGCGCGCGAGCATATCGACGGCGATTTCGAAGAGCTTCTTGCCTATGCGCGCGGCCTCGAGAAGCGCGCCTCGAAGAACTGACCCACTCGCGGACAACGGACAGCAACGTGAAGATCAAGAGCATCAAGGCCTATCATGTCGTGCAGCCCTTCGTCGACGGCCCCTACCGCATGTCCAAAGGGCGGGTCGCCGACTGTTTCGACGCGGTGATCGTCGCCATCACCTCCGACAGCGGCGTGACCGGCTGGGGCGAGATGGCGCCGCTCGGCAATTTCTATTCGGCCGCGTTTCCGGCGGGAACGCGCGCGGGCGTGCCGGAGATCGCGCCGCATCTCATCGGCCACGATCCGCGCGGACTGGCCGGCATCGTCAGGCTGATGGACACGGTGTTCAAGGGCCACCCTTATGTGAAGGCCGCGCTCGACATGGCCTGCTGGGATCTGGCGGCGCGCGCGGCCGACGTGCCGCTGGTGACGATGCTCGGCGGCCGCGAGAGCGAGACGGCGGAACTCTACCGGGTCGTCACGCACGGCACGGTCGATCAGATGGCGGCGCTTGCCAAACGCATCGTCGCGGAAGGCTACCACCGGCTGCAGGTCAAGGTCGGCGGCAATGTGCGTGACGACATCGAGCGGGTGACCGCGGTCGCCGCGGCCGTGCCGAAAGGCACCGTGATCTTCTGCGACGCCAATGCCGGCTGGACGCCCTACCAGGCGCGCCAGTTCGCCGACGCCACACGCGGCATCGACTACACGTTCGAGCAGCCCTGCACGACGATAGAGGAGAACATGTCGGTGCGCCGCATGCTCGACAAGCCGATGGTGCTCGACGAATCCGTCACCTCGCTGCAGGAGATGCTGGAAATCCATCGCTGCGGCGCGGCCGACGGCCTGACGCTGAAGATCTCGCGGCTGGGCGGCGTGACGCAGACCCGGTTGATCCGTGACGTTGCGGTCGATCTCGGTTTCATGATCACGGTCGAGGATACCGGCGGCGCCGAGATCGACACCGCCGCCATGGCGCATCTGTCGCTGTCGACGCCGGAGGAGCGCCGGCTGCACGCCATCGCCTTCCACGAATGGGTGACGGTGCGCACCGCTTCCAACAAGCCGCCGGTGACGGGCAGCCGCATGGGCATCCCCGATGGGCCCGGCCTCGGTATCGACGTCGACCCCGACCTGCTCGGCAAGCCCTTCTTCGAGATCGGCTGAGATGAAGGCCGGCCGCATTGCACCGGGCGGACGTGAAGAAAGGAGGCGACAGACCGGGTAGATGAAGCGGCCCCGATTTCGATTGGGCCGCAAGACCGAACAAGGCATGCATCAAGAAAATCTGACCTTCCCGGTTCAAGGAGCGGATGGACCAGACCAAACTGCATGCTAGAGTTCGACCAACTGAAATTGTTGACGACGGCCGGGACAGGAGAACTCCACGGAATTCGTCAACCGGAATGCACTCGCCAACCACAAAAACTGGGGAAGGGTTTAAACCCATGAGCAAGAACTATCGCATTCTCGATCTCATCAGGCGCAACGGCACGCCGCTCGAAAATCATCTCATC
The window above is part of the Mesorhizobium sp. WSM4904 genome. Proteins encoded here:
- a CDS encoding efflux RND transporter periplasmic adaptor subunit, which gives rise to MRKWKIALGTAVALGAISVASVHLLDMGNLSLNASTAGAAPAPKAFVMPVPVVNVVKKTLPIYLDYAARVEPIRSITLQARVPGYLQEQTAADGSDVKQGDLLYKIAREDYQAALDQAKAQVERDTATLDYARSNLGRGSELAKSGYLAKDSFDQRTSTLRGAEAALLLDKAAVRTAELNLGYAEIKAPFPGRIGRNQASVGTLVSVAGTVLNTLVQLDPIYVTFNPSETDLVQIEEAKAAGPIAVDVLLPGETEPSQKGQLTFIDNTIDHSTGTITARATIGNAKFRLLPGQYVRVRLHVKEQPNTLMVPQVALGSSQLGKYLYVLGKGNTVDQKLVSLGPTDGDLISVTSGISESDQVITGNLQKIGPGMPVSPLPQPKPAS
- a CDS encoding mandelate racemase/muconate lactonizing enzyme family protein translates to MKIKSIKAYHVVQPFVDGPYRMSKGRVADCFDAVIVAITSDSGVTGWGEMAPLGNFYSAAFPAGTRAGVPEIAPHLIGHDPRGLAGIVRLMDTVFKGHPYVKAALDMACWDLAARAADVPLVTMLGGRESETAELYRVVTHGTVDQMAALAKRIVAEGYHRLQVKVGGNVRDDIERVTAVAAAVPKGTVIFCDANAGWTPYQARQFADATRGIDYTFEQPCTTIEENMSVRRMLDKPMVLDESVTSLQEMLEIHRCGAADGLTLKISRLGGVTQTRLIRDVAVDLGFMITVEDTGGAEIDTAAMAHLSLSTPEERRLHAIAFHEWVTVRTASNKPPVTGSRMGIPDGPGLGIDVDPDLLGKPFFEIG
- a CDS encoding GntR family transcriptional regulator; its protein translation is MAKLDFSPIADTTRRAEIIALLRRAILTGQLEPGQKLNELRISEQMRVSRAPLREAMRELVQEGILTSIPYAGTFVIDVTAKDIIDAYSLNKVLEEFAIELAWPQRDQRLFDELDRRHEAVKQATRALDTTRQIETALRLHGLIYEWADNSVLLETWQRLTSRLQMYFALHQRARNEPVPSEDLHETYVALLKGSDMRAAQRHAREHIDGDFEELLAYARGLEKRASKN